The Mauremys mutica isolate MM-2020 ecotype Southern chromosome 1, ASM2049712v1, whole genome shotgun sequence genome has a segment encoding these proteins:
- the LOC123363341 gene encoding olfactory receptor 51E2-like, protein MLAISDLVLCMSTLPKMLSIFWFNFREIDFSACLTQMYFVHCVSVIESGIFVGMAFDRYVAICDPLRHSIILTNPVVAKAIMAIVLRGCMIILPYPFLARQWPYCRTNIIPQSYCAHIAVVKLACADTCVNSYYGLFVLFCVLGLDAIFIALTYVQILRVIFSLPTKDAQFKAFGTCGSHLFVILAFYIPEYLPPQYYTLPWVALRDFSTKFPVIPIQSLGS, encoded by the exons atgctggccatcagTGACCTGGTCCTGTGCATGTCCaccctgcccaaaatgctgagcattttcTGGTTCAATTTcagggagatcgatttcagtgcctgcctcacccagatgtacttcgttCATTGCGTCTCAGTGATAGAGTCTGGCATCTTTGTGggcatggcttttgatcgctacgtggccatctgtgaTCCCCTGAGGCATTCCATCATCCTGACAAATCCCGTGGTGGCCAAGGCCATCATGGCCATAGTGCTGCGTGGCTGCATGATCATACTACCCTATCCCTTCCTGGCGAGGCaatggccatattgcagaaccaacatcatcccccagtCGTACTGCGCACATATAGCAGTGGTGAAGTTGGCCTGCGCTGACACCTGTGTCAATAGTTACTATGGCCTCTTTGTGCTTTTCTGTGTGTTGGGTCTGGATGCAATTTTTATTGCCTTGACCTATGTCCAGATCCTCAGGgtcatcttcagcctccccacaaaggatgcccaGTTCAAGGCTTTTGGGACCTGCGGCTCCCACCTCTTTGTCATTTTAGCCTTTTATATCCCAG aataTCTACCTCCCCAGTACTatacccttccctgggtagccctGAGAGATTTCTCCACCAAGTTCCCGGTGATACCGATCCAAagccttggatcttaa